From the Colletotrichum lupini chromosome 10, complete sequence genome, one window contains:
- a CDS encoding transketolase gives MAPSAVPSEPVAQGIVAAKSLNGTNSQFQLTESEKKEVDFVLRTFRCLIADLCEQFKGGHPGGAMGMAAIGTSLWKYAMKYSPKNPNYFNRDRFVLSNGHTCLFQYSFLHLTGYKNMTMEQLKSYHSARTDSICPGHPEIEHEGIEVTTGPLGQGIANAVGLAVATKHLAATYNRPNFPVVNNMTWCMIGDACLQEGVAMEAIQLAGHWKLNNLVVMYDNNQITCDGSVDLCNTEDVNTKMRACGWNVIEIEDGNWDLEAIVRAMDQARNSKDKPTFINIHTVIGVGSAVAGDAKAHGAAFGAADVANIKKTFGMDPEKHFVVSDQVYDYFRQAVSRGEKIEAEWNQLVEGYSREHPELAAEFKKRVSGEWVDDWRKFIPAKEDFPTTPTPSRKSAGLVCNPIAAGVNNLMVGTADLSPSVNMIWKGKVDFQNPDLRTSCGINGDYSGRYIHYGIREHAMASISNGLAAFNKGTILPVTSSFFMFYIYAAPGVRMGALQRLQQIHIATHDSIGTGEDGPTHQPIALPALYRAMPNLLYIRPCDSEETAGAFILAMEAKDAPTIISLSRQNLEQYPQFSSRDGVQKGAYVFQEAQDADVTLIGVGAEMAFAVKTAKLLAEKHGIKARIVSFPCQRVFDQQPIEYKREVLQYRSKALRVVIEAYAVNGWERYADAGYSMSTFGHSLPGPDAYKYFGFDEAVIAPEVAKLVEEVRANGVDSLRGEFRDLNPVHHH, from the exons ATGGCTCCCAGTGCAGTTCCCTCAGAGCCCGTGGCTCAGGGCATCGTGGCCGCCAAATCTCTCAACGGCACCAACAGCCAGTTCCAGCTCACCGAGtccgagaagaaggaggtcgATTTCGTTCTCCGCACATTCCGCTGTCTTATTGCCGATTTGTGTGAGCAGTTCAAGGGTGGCCACCCGGGCGGTGCCATGGGCATGGCAGCCATCGGCACATCTCTCTGGAAGTACGCCATGAAGTACTCGCCCAAGAACCCAAACTACTTCAACCGGGACCGTTTTGTCTTGTCAAATGGCCACACCTGTCTGTTCCAGTACAGCTTTCTGCACTTGACCGGCTACAAGAACATGACTATGGAACAGCTCAAGTCATACCACTCCGCCCGCACCGACTCAATCTGCCCCGGCCATCCCGAGATCGAGCATGAGGGTATCGAGGTGACGACCGGCCCGCTGGGCCAGGGTATCGCCAATGCTGTTGGTCTGGCTGTTGCTACCAAGCACCTCGCCGCTACCTACAACCGTCCCAACTTCCCCGTCGTCAACAACATGACATGGTGCATGATCGGAGACGCCTGTCTGCAGGAGGGCGTTGCCATGGAGGCGATCCAGCTCGCCGGCCACTGGAAGCTGAACAACCTCGTCGTCATGTACGACAATAACCAAATCACCTGCGACGGAAGCGTCGACCTCTGCAACACCGAGGACGTCAACACAAAGATGCGCGCCTGTGGCTGGAACGTCATTGAAATCGAGGACGGCAACTGGGACCTCGAGGCCATCGTCCGCGCCATGGACCAGGCTCGCAACAGCAAGGACAAGCCTACCTTCATCAACATTCACACCGTCATTGGAGTTGGCAGCGCCGTTGCTGGTGACGCCAAGGCTCACGGTGCCGCGTTTGGTGCTGCCGACGTCGCTAACATTAAGAAGACCTTTGGCATGGACCCTGAGAAGCACTTTGTTGTGTCGGACCAGGTCTATGACTACTTCCGTCAGGCCGTGTCCCGCGGTGAGAAGATCGAGGCCGAGTGGAACCAGCTAGTTGAGGGATACTCTCGTGAGCACCCGGAGCTCGCTGCTGAGTTCAAGAAGCGTGTTTCTGGAGAATGGGTCGACGACTGGCGCAAGTTTATCCCCGCCAAGGAGGACTTCCCTACGACTCCTACTCCTTCAAGAAAGTCCGCAGGTTTGGTCTGCAACCCCATCGCCGCTGGGGTGAACAACCTGATGGTCGGTACTGCGGACTTGTCTCCCTCGGTGAACATGATTTGGAAGGGCAAGGTTGACTTTCAGAAC CCTGACTTGCGAACTTCATGCGGCATTAATGGCGACTACTCTGGCCGCTACATCCACTACGGCATCCGTGAGCATGCTATGGCTTCCATCTCCAACGGTCTGGCTGCCTTCAACAAGGGCACCATCCTCCCTGTCACCTCTAGTTTCTTCATGTTCTACATC TACGCCGCCCCTGGTGTGCGTATGGGCGCCCTTCAGCGCCTCCAACAGATTCACATCGCGACGCACGACTCGATCGGAACCGGCGAAGACGGCCCCACCCACCAGCCCATCGCCCTGCCGGCCCTCTACCGCGCGATGCCGAATCTCCTCTACATCCGACCCTGTGACAGCGAAGAGACGGCTGGCGCCTTTATCCTGGCCATGGAGGCCAAGGATGCCCCCACAATCATCTCCCTCTCCCGCCAGAACCTCGAGCAATACCCTCAATTCTCCTCGCGCGACGGCGTGCAAAAGGGCGCCTACGTCTTCCAGGAGGCCCAGGACGCCGACGTCACGCTTATCGGCGTCGGCGCGGAAATGGCCTTTGCCGTCAAGACGGCCAAGCTACTCGCAGAGAAGCACGGCATCAAGGCCCGCATCGTCAGCTTCCCGTGCCAGCGCGTCTTTGACCAGCAGCCGATCGAGTATAAGCGCGAGGTGTTGCAGTACCGCTCCAAGGCGCTGCGCGTCGTTATCGAGGCCTACGCCGTCAATGGGTGGGAGCGCTACGCCGACGCCGGCTACTCGATGAGCACTTTCGGACACTCGCTTCCCGGCCCCGACGCGTACAAGTACTTTGGCTTTGACGAGGCTGTCATCGCGCCCGAGGTCGCCAAGCTTGTCGAGGAGGTTAGAGCAAACGGGGTCGACAGCCTCAGGGGCGAGTTCCGCGACCTTAACCCTGTTCACCACCACTAA